gatacaaaaatatctgaaccagtggttGCGGCGgcagactagtggtggtggtggcgacggactaatggtggtggaggactgttggtcgtgtaatggtggtggtgcaatattagtggtggtggtggttgataggtggtggttgttgaacgatggtggtggaatgatagttgaatgttggtggtggtggtgctagtggtggtgttgaagtggtagaggaagaaatttgttccattttgaaataaagaaaaatattatatggttgagggtattaaggtaatccaatttgaaatggataaaattattaaaaagtatggacatatttattgttatataaggatatatttataggATGTCAAAAGTagagacatataaataatgtacccgaTTTATTTAGGTAGAGAAGAATGAATCACAAAATTAGTTTAGATTTATCATAAGGATTATAAAATATGGATCTCTAAAATTCTCTAGATTTCTTTGAGCCAATTCCTCTCTTTACCAATTTTTTGCGATCTTTAAACTGCAAATctcaattaaaaattaattggCCTAGGCTTAATATGCAATCCCATTTAAATCTATGTAAAAATAATAAACAGTTGACCAACATACAATAGAAGGTTTTAAAAGGGGAAGATAATCTTCAGTGTCTCATCTGATTTCATGGAGTAAGCAATCGTAAGATTAAGGAAAAAGACATATCGTCCAACATTTCCTCTTCAAATTGATTAAGGAGAAATCTATATTAAGGGTTGGAAAAACGCaaggattttgaagaagaaagtgaagagACTGAAACTATTTGAAGAACAAAGGGCTTAGCAGACACGCGAAGGATTCATGGAGTTTTTTCATGGTGGTGGGTTTTAAACTGGAGAGATAAAGCGGTAGAGTAGACCTAGTTTCCTATGACGTGGTTAAAGAGAAAAGACACCTCATCCGGCCACTATGAATGCCCCGTTGGATCAGCTGTCAAAGGGCTGTCATTGTGCTGTTCATATAGCATTTTCGCATCCCGTGCTGCCGCAGGAATAGGTAACAATCACTTTGGCAGCAGTTGATAATGTACATAAATTTACCAAACCAACGGAAGTTACTTACATCCACAGCTTTATCAAACCATCAAAACTGCCAAAGACTTGCGTTTACATCAACGGCCACTGAGCCAATTATTCCCTAGAATACAAACTCAAGGCAACCTGAAGAAACCATGTTTCTTATTTGGAGATTGAGCTGTGAAACATAGATCACATGCTGTTGGCGAAGTTCCAACAATAAGTTTTAACATTACAAGCAGTAGAAAGTAAGAAGAACAAAGGGGATTTATGAATGGAAAGGCATTGCATTTATACTTTTCCAAAATGAATAACACTACTCTGAAGAGAGCTCAAAATCTCTCTATCCCTTCTTGTACCCCTCATTACAAGTGCCTAGTTTGGCCACATGAAAGCACCACTCTAATAACAATCAGAATAACCGTTACAGATGGAATCTAAAAGGCGGGGGCATTCACGCTACCAAAACAATCACGCCCATGCcaatcaaaccctaaaaacaacattgaaattttttttaaagaagcttATTCTAAGACTCAATTGTATATATGTTACATATACTGTAAGAAACGAAGAAAAGGTTCTACGTTACTGAATCCAAACCCGACTCGGGAGGATTGGGGTGGGATTACTTCGTTAAAAACTAAGGCCAATTGAAGAAACAATAAAACCCATCAAGAACCACTTCTCACTGCAGTAGGGAGAAATCTAACACCGTCAAACTGTTTCAACTTGGAAACAGCATCCTCTGTTTTCCCGAGCAGGAGATCCACATAAACAGATGTTAGAATGGCTTGGGAATTTCGCGGGATCATCGACAGGGCTTCCCTTGCAAACCGGTGAGCCTGCTCCAGATCACCTTGCACTGCTGATATGGCAGCAAGATTCACGTATAAACTTCCACGCGCTTCTTCTGGTTTGAGGAAGAGAGTACCTTGATATTCTTCCTTGGGCACGTTTTTAGGAGGCACTGAACCACCATTAATCTCCTCAATGTCACCACCTTTCCCAACTCCCAATTTCTCTCTGTCTTCTTCGCTATATGGCAACTCAGAATTTTGGCTTCCATCCACGTAGGCTACCAAATGCTCAGAAGCTTCCTTCGGCCGGTTTAGATGACACAGAGCCTCAGCTGCATATACATGACCTAAGAAGATATATATTCTCGAACACTCTGGAAGTTTCAAAAGAGAATTTGCAGCCAACAGTGCCTTCAACGGGTTCTCAAGATTCAGCTCTACATAGGCTAGGTCCGCAAGGACCGCTTGCTTGATCATGTTGTTCTCTCTTCTGCAAATATCTTCGTACAAAGAAATAGAGCTTTGTAATATGGAACTAGAACTTCCTCCTCCTTTTGAATCTTTCACATCTCCATTTGCATTAGATGCTGGAATATTAGATGCCTTTGAATCCCTACCTGCTAAGTTCTTGTGGTTTGAACTATGTAAGGGTGTTTCTTCATTCGTCTCATCCTCTTTCAAAGCAGAAGACCCTGTTTTTTGGGACTTCAATTCGAGACCATCTAACAGATGTAGGGCATTGAGGAGGCACTGTCGACCAAAGGAGATTGAGAGATCGACTTTATCAGCACTTCCTGAACCATTTTTCAGTTTAGTCAACTCCAAAAACCTGTTTCTTGTAGTCCCATCTTCCACCAGTAGCTGTCTCCATTTCCCTGTACCAATAACCTGCACTCTAACTTCAGAGGAATTCAGAAGCCCCTTCTCCAAGGCTAATAAGCAGCATTCAGCAATTCTTAACCAAAGAAGAGGCTTGTAGTAAAAGATCAAGCTAGCCTTTTGGAAACAACGAGCTGCAGCTGCTGGCTTACCGCAAGCCAAATACTGCAAACCGCAGTTGTACACGACAGAAAGAGATCTATCCTGTGAGAAAGTTAAAAGCTTCTGAGGCTTCTCAGATCGAAGAGATGAGTTACTTTTCAGTGCCCTCGAAAAATAACAGGTTGACATGTGGTGTTTCTTAAGCTGATGATGAATGCATCCGAGATTGTTGTGAAACATACTTTCCATCCATGGTTCTGTCCTACTGTTTGATGCCATCAAGAGCTTTATCGCTTTTCGGTGATTACCTCGAGCATACTCCAGCTGGGATTTCAATAACAATGCCGTGGGAGAATCGCTACCACGAGCAATGTTAACTGCTAATTTAACTTCACGTTTTGATGCCTTCAAATTCCTTGTGAGAAGTAGCAGTCGAACCCTGTATAAATGTAGCTTCAGCTTTAGGTCAACCACAGGAGCAGCGCGATCcgttgttgttcttgataaaTCATTATTGATGGTGAAACCAGGCGCCCTTGCTAAGTTCTGCCCACCTATGTCTAGGGTTGAAAGAAGAGTTTCATAGCTATCTGACTCCTCTGATAAGGATCTTCCTAGAGGAGCTTCTGACATATTTGCACTGGCTATGGCATCTGAATTTGAAGTGTCCAATGCAGGGGAATTACTTGGTGCAGAGGAGGTTTTTGCTGGTGTGTTAGCAGATTGATGATGTGCAACATTTCCACTATCACCTTGACCGATGATATCAGTAAATGTTTTTTCTAGATACTGAATAACATGCTGAAAGACAACAAATAACAACAGAAGCATAAGAGAAGagccttgcaaaaaaaaaaaaaagtaggtaCAACAACAAAGGAGTCATTCTGCCAACAGAGGAAAAAATACAGGGCTCATAGGATGTTTGATTTACTCGTCAACTTATCTTTGTTAAATGATAAAAAGATTATTTCGAGCTACAGCAAGCAATCAACTACCGATATGTTTAAGCAATAAAATGCATTTAAAGTGTTCAGCTTTGAGAATAAACACGAGTCTTCCAAAGGTAGCAACGACTAGAACGTGAATACAGATGAATCTAAGAGTAAATATGTCCAAAACTATTCACAAAATACTATGCTTGGATAAACCACAAGCAAAATCAAGCGTTTTTACGAAACCAATCTAGAGGCATCGGCAAAACCACAAGCaagatgataatgatgatttTTCGATGTATTACGATGCGGGTAACAGATGAATGGGTTAATTATTAAATGGGTCAATTCAATTTAATAATTAACCCATTCATCTGTTACCCGCATCGTAATACATCGAAaaatcatcattatcatcttGCATAGCTAAGGTTGGTAGGCACCACAGTTACGAAGTAAAAGAAAGCACAAGGCACAATTTTAAATAACAGAAATTATATGATTGCAATAATGATCAGAAGTTACATGAAATATTAGCGGCCAGCTGTAACAAAAAGAAcatgtttcatcaaaaaaaaaaaaaagttgtaacATCCACGTGTCTATATACCACAGCAGATGGCACAATTTTACAAACCTTTCCTCCTGTCCTATTTTACCACATGAAATTTCATGGTTTCACCATACTATCAGAAATGAATACCACACACTGCTCCCAATTCAAGTAACTGTTGTCTATCGGCATTTCCGTCCTAAAGGAAATGCACCCCTACCATCTCAACTATCTACACAAGTAAAGACTAAATGGCAGGGAGAACCCTGGCCATTTCGATTCACTTAAAGCTGGAGATATATTTTTTAAAAGAaacgtctctctctctcttcttgaCACTGATCCTAAATGGATAAGGCCATGGCAATCCTAATTTTACATCCATAAACCCTCTTCGCAACTATAAATTTTCTGTCATTAACTCAACCTCTCTCGTATTGATCAAATGCATATTATCTTTACAAGAAACGTCTCTCTCTTGTTGACACTGATCCTAAATGGATAAGGCCATGGCAATCGTAATTTTACATCCATAAACCCTCTTCGCAACTGTAAATTTTCTGTCATTAACTCAACCTCTCTCGTATTGATCATGCATATTATACATGTGTGTCCACAACTGAGAACCACAGACTACCCAATCTGACAACTAAGTATGATGTGCTTTCTGCATTACTATTCATAAATCCTTCAAATAGAATACATGATACACCGAGAATCTAATTAAAAGCACAAAGGCTAAAAATATAAAGTTTCAACGCACAAGGATTGTCACTGTAACTTACAGCAGCTCTTGTTGCATTATTGGAGGCTAATGCAATATCCAGTAACAGAAGACAGATATGAAGAGCAGTTGcctgaaagaaaaataataaaagaatcaaTCGGTCAATACAGCGTAATAACATTCACGTAAGTAAATATCACTAGTAATTATTATAATACCTCGTCAAGGGGTTCAATATTGTGATATAATGGTTCCAAAATCGACAATGCATTTGCGTACTCATGAAGATGGAATAACACAACTGCCTGTAAAGCCGCGAGCCATCTTTAGTAAGTAAATCAAATATATTACAAAAGTTACTCAGAGTATGCCTAAAGACACACATCTAGTACAAAAATTCAACCAACTGTTTGCCAAGAGATCAGGAGGGCGTACAATGTTCAGTTTTGCAACAGAAGTGTCAAATTCATCTGTGTAAGCACTAGCAGTTGTGGCAGCAGAAAACTGATGACTTTTAGGTCCTGAAATACTATTATTACCGATACTGCTCGCATCCACCTGCTCTCCAGCTGCATGAGCAAGCTCCTCACTTCTCTTCTGAATCATCATATAACAAACGATAGGGtaaataaaaatttattttcgaGATAGAGAGTTTTGTGTCCAGGGACAAATATTATGCAAACTGAGAGGAGATTCTAAACTCTGGATTCCTCAATGGAAAAATTATGATAACAAGAATGACGTAGCTTTTATTTTGAgctcaaaaataaaaacctacacTAGTATTATTGATAAACACTGAAATAAGGTTAAAGGTTTGCTTCAAGATGACTTGCAACGCTGTACACTTTGATGTTTTGAGACAAAGAAAATACGGACTTCTATCTTACTTTTGAAGGAGAGTAATAACAGCACGTTGATAGAAACTGATGAAGTCAAGAAGAAACGAAAAAGAGGgaaaggcaaagaagaagataaggccCCTTGAAGGTTCTAATTCTAGCAAACCAAACATCTGGAAACCAGTTTCATTGAGATGGAACAAGGAATAGATCAGAGGTGGCGGTCTACTGATTCAGCAAGTGTCAAATAGCCAAGTTCCCTAGAATTTACACTCACCTTTTCATGGACGAATAAAGAAAATGTTCATGACTATAAAATGTATACTAGGACATGTGTCAACCCCCAGTGTCTGGTCCTTTGTAAAACTGGCATGCGAACTAAGACATTTATGGACATAATGCAGCAGATTCTTTAGCTAAATTTGCTAAAACTCAGAGTTCAAAGTTAGAACGGGTTGCTAATTGGCCTAATTGGATTCGGTCCCTGATCCAAGAAGACCTGAACATTTTGCTATCTTCTTAACTAATTAATAAGTtctgttttcctatttaagaaaataaTAACAGAAGAAAAGAACGTGTACTCGAAATGGAAAAAAGACTATTCCATGAGGTAACTAGTTTTGGCCAAAATGCCTCATAACAGATTCTTTGCGAGGGCAAAATAATCAAAAAAGATGTTTGACCGTGCTCATCAAACCATGATACATGAAAACAAATAGAGATGACCACATCAAAGACAAAACAACAAGATAACAAGAGAAGAATTCGAGAATAATGCCTACCTTAACACTATTGAGAACTTCAAGCAGCTTTCTTGGATCAGTGCAACCACCATTGAAGTACTCCGCAACAGCAATATTGTGAAGAACCTGCAGCATTACAATTTAATCAACAATCCAAATCAAGAAGGATGTCTAAGAAAAGAAACACAAGGCTCAATATCCAAACCAACAGAAGAGCTGAAGACATAAAACAAATTCCAAACAAGGGGATATATCACATCAAATGTAACAAACAGCAAACAAGTCAAATAAGAGAATAAATGCTCATCTTTTCTGGTTATTGGCATGTTCGGTTAAATTTCTATTAGCCTATTGAAATCCACGGTAGATAGATTAATTTCTATAGTTCTATTCTAACACTACATTGACATATTCAACTAAAGCATAGTACTTGCTTACGACATCAACAGTACAACTCACCCGCCTGAGTCTCAATGAGAACTGTACTCTCTTGCACAAGGACAAAACCTAAACTCGTTCATAATGTGGTGAACCAGAGTAAGTAATCATTCACGAAAGGAATATGATAAAATCGTCTATCACGAAAGGAATATGATAGCCACTATAAGATCCTTCGCTAAAATCGTCTATGCGTAATATTGTTATTTGGCTT
This genomic stretch from Papaver somniferum cultivar HN1 chromosome 5, ASM357369v1, whole genome shotgun sequence harbors:
- the LOC113282774 gene encoding CCR4-NOT transcription complex subunit 10-like isoform X1 yields the protein MDSSSSTTSAATVIASAAAATSGDEDGLITVRSGLAKDAALLFQSRRYSDCLEVLNQLNKKKQDDPKVLHNIAVAEYFNGGCTDPRKLLEVLNSVKKRSEELAHAAGEQVDASSIGNNSISGPKSHQFSAATTASAYTDEFDTSVAKLNIAVVLFHLHEYANALSILEPLYHNIEPLDEATALHICLLLLDIALASNNATRAAHVIQYLEKTFTDIIGQGDSGNVAHHQSANTPAKTSSAPSNSPALDTSNSDAIASANMSEAPLGRSLSEESDSYETLLSTLDIGGQNLARAPGFTINNDLSRTTTDRAAPVVDLKLKLHLYRVRLLLLTRNLKASKREVKLAVNIARGSDSPTALLLKSQLEYARGNHRKAIKLLMASNSRTEPWMESMFHNNLGCIHHQLKKHHMSTCYFSRALKSNSSLRSEKPQKLLTFSQDRSLSVVYNCGLQYLACGKPAAAARCFQKASLIFYYKPLLWLRIAECCLLALEKGLLNSSEVRVQVIGTGKWRQLLVEDGTTRNRFLELTKLKNGSGSADKVDLSISFGRQCLLNALHLLDGLELKSQKTGSSALKEDETNEETPLHSSNHKNLAGRDSKASNIPASNANGDVKDSKGGGSSSSILQSSISLYEDICRRENNMIKQAVLADLAYVELNLENPLKALLAANSLLKLPECSRIYIFLGHVYAAEALCHLNRPKEASEHLVAYVDGSQNSELPYSEEDREKLGVGKGGDIEEINGGSVPPKNVPKEEYQGTLFLKPEEARGSLYVNLAAISAVQGDLEQAHRFAREALSMIPRNSQAILTSVYVDLLLGKTEDAVSKLKQFDGVRFLPTAVRSGS
- the LOC113282774 gene encoding CCR4-NOT transcription complex subunit 10-like isoform X2 translates to MDSSSSTTSAATVIASAAAATSGDEDGLITVRSGLAKDAALLFQSRRYSDCLEVLNQLNKKKQDDPKVLHNIAVAEYFNGGCTDPRKLLEVLNSVKRSEELAHAAGEQVDASSIGNNSISGPKSHQFSAATTASAYTDEFDTSVAKLNIAVVLFHLHEYANALSILEPLYHNIEPLDEATALHICLLLLDIALASNNATRAAHVIQYLEKTFTDIIGQGDSGNVAHHQSANTPAKTSSAPSNSPALDTSNSDAIASANMSEAPLGRSLSEESDSYETLLSTLDIGGQNLARAPGFTINNDLSRTTTDRAAPVVDLKLKLHLYRVRLLLLTRNLKASKREVKLAVNIARGSDSPTALLLKSQLEYARGNHRKAIKLLMASNSRTEPWMESMFHNNLGCIHHQLKKHHMSTCYFSRALKSNSSLRSEKPQKLLTFSQDRSLSVVYNCGLQYLACGKPAAAARCFQKASLIFYYKPLLWLRIAECCLLALEKGLLNSSEVRVQVIGTGKWRQLLVEDGTTRNRFLELTKLKNGSGSADKVDLSISFGRQCLLNALHLLDGLELKSQKTGSSALKEDETNEETPLHSSNHKNLAGRDSKASNIPASNANGDVKDSKGGGSSSSILQSSISLYEDICRRENNMIKQAVLADLAYVELNLENPLKALLAANSLLKLPECSRIYIFLGHVYAAEALCHLNRPKEASEHLVAYVDGSQNSELPYSEEDREKLGVGKGGDIEEINGGSVPPKNVPKEEYQGTLFLKPEEARGSLYVNLAAISAVQGDLEQAHRFAREALSMIPRNSQAILTSVYVDLLLGKTEDAVSKLKQFDGVRFLPTAVRSGS